Proteins from one Fibrobacter sp. UWR3 genomic window:
- a CDS encoding ABC transporter ATP-binding protein yields the protein MKYAAWLWRNTRGTRLNALVRIGIGSVQVVLGLLMVWLSKKFIDETIRTGTSREIAWMIAFLVLTVVGRILLRQVYYYMTTVTVTRKSNALRLDLFGRYFSKHLFSEHDFHSGDITSRLTKDIDSVATVIADTLPQMVVTGLQLLGAFLLMRFFDARLAWALVIFTPFAIIIGKFIAHRLKNMTHDIREKESNIQMHVQEGVEHNAVLRSLGSEQWMTERLGTMQSELESGVQRRTKFSTVTRFMLGCAFGIGYLMAFVWGGIGLRNGVITFGVMTSFLQLVGQIQQPILTLLNMTPQVVHSTASIDRLEEIRTGDDVAGNALAVSDAPAANGEESNGAVSNGSLLNGAVLNGAVLNGAAGVRFEDATFKYAKGDREIVSHFTHDFKPGTKTALLGETGAGKTTLFRLMLGFIEPTGGHVSVYAAQSNSGDKPTAAPAGNNEFPAGKATRANFVYVPQGNTLMSGSIRYNLLLAKPSASDEELRAALHTACADFVLDFPCGLDTEIGERGAGLSEGQAQRIAIARGLLRPGSILLLDEISASLDEETERELYTRLFAASPEKTMIFITHRTAICELCDEIVRV from the coding sequence ATGAAATACGCGGCCTGGCTATGGCGCAACACGCGCGGTACACGGCTAAACGCCCTGGTACGCATCGGGATCGGTTCGGTCCAGGTGGTGCTCGGGCTTTTGATGGTATGGCTCTCCAAGAAGTTTATCGACGAGACCATACGCACGGGAACATCGCGCGAAATCGCATGGATGATTGCATTCCTCGTGCTTACCGTCGTGGGGCGAATCCTGCTCCGCCAGGTCTACTACTACATGACGACGGTCACCGTCACGCGCAAGTCTAACGCGCTCCGGCTAGACCTCTTCGGCAGGTATTTCTCGAAGCACCTCTTTAGCGAGCACGACTTCCATTCCGGCGACATAACCTCGCGCCTCACGAAGGACATCGATTCCGTAGCGACGGTCATTGCCGACACGCTCCCGCAGATGGTCGTTACGGGCCTGCAGTTGCTAGGCGCGTTCCTGCTGATGCGGTTCTTCGATGCGCGACTCGCCTGGGCGCTCGTGATATTCACGCCGTTCGCGATTATCATCGGCAAGTTTATCGCCCACCGCCTCAAGAACATGACGCACGATATCCGCGAGAAGGAAAGCAATATCCAGATGCATGTGCAGGAAGGCGTGGAACACAATGCGGTACTGCGCTCTCTCGGGAGCGAACAGTGGATGACGGAGCGCCTCGGCACCATGCAGAGCGAACTCGAGAGTGGCGTGCAGCGCAGGACAAAGTTCTCGACCGTCACGCGGTTCATGCTCGGGTGCGCCTTCGGCATCGGCTACCTGATGGCATTCGTGTGGGGCGGTATCGGGCTCAGGAACGGCGTAATCACGTTCGGCGTCATGACATCGTTCCTGCAGCTGGTGGGGCAAATCCAGCAGCCGATTCTCACGCTACTCAACATGACCCCGCAGGTCGTGCACTCCACCGCAAGTATCGACAGGCTCGAGGAAATCCGTACAGGCGACGATGTTGCTGGCAACGCGCTTGCGGTAAGCGACGCGCCTGCGGCGAACGGCGAGGAATCAAACGGTGCTGTATCAAACGGTTCTCTGTTAAACGGCGCGGTATTAAACGGCGCGGTATTAAACGGCGCGGCCGGGGTGCGGTTCGAGGATGCCACGTTCAAGTACGCGAAGGGTGACCGCGAAATAGTATCGCACTTTACGCACGATTTTAAACCGGGTACAAAGACAGCCCTCCTGGGCGAAACCGGCGCCGGGAAGACGACCCTCTTCAGGCTCATGCTCGGGTTTATCGAACCTACCGGCGGGCACGTCTCGGTATATGCGGCGCAGTCTAACTCGGGCGACAAGCCTACAGCGGCCCCTGCAGGCAACAACGAGTTCCCCGCAGGCAAGGCGACGCGGGCGAATTTCGTATATGTCCCCCAAGGCAATACGCTCATGAGCGGTTCCATCCGGTACAACCTGCTCCTTGCAAAGCCTAGCGCAAGCGACGAGGAACTCAGGGCGGCTTTGCATACCGCCTGTGCAGACTTCGTGCTAGATTTCCCCTGCGGGCTCGATACCGAAATCGGCGAGCGGGGCGCGGGCCTCAGCGAGGGCCAGGCACAGCGTATCGCGATTGCCCGCGGGTTACTTCGCCCGGGCAGCATCCTCTTGCTCGACGAAATCAGCGCGTCGCTCGACGAAGAAACCGAACGCGAGCTGTACACGCGCCTCTTTGCCGCCTCCCCCGAAAAGACGATGATCTTCATCACTCACCGCACCGCCATCTGCGAGCTGTGCGACGAGATTGTACGGGTTTGA
- a CDS encoding PqqD family protein, which yields MKLKSGFVLRDVCGEQVIMGEGIGALDFGRLLCLNETAVFLWKKADAAGEFSVDSLVEALCEEYDVSAEQAKTDVAAIVEEWKKVGVVE from the coding sequence ATGAAACTGAAAAGCGGATTCGTGCTGCGCGACGTGTGCGGCGAACAGGTGATTATGGGCGAAGGTATCGGCGCTCTCGATTTCGGGCGGCTCCTGTGCCTCAACGAGACGGCAGTATTCCTTTGGAAAAAGGCAGACGCCGCGGGCGAATTCAGCGTCGATTCTCTTGTCGAGGCCCTTTGCGAAGAATACGACGTGAGCGCGGAACAGGCCAAGACGGATGTCGCCGCCATCGTCGAAGAATGGAAGAAGGTCGGCGTCGTAGAATGA
- a CDS encoding S24/S26 family peptidase — protein MNVSDDEILAEAIRLVAEGIPVTFPVNGRSMLPFIVGGRESVVLEKAIAPQVGDIVLAFVEGNRYVIHRILKIDGESVILMGDGNLYGVEHCKVTDIKAQATYAVNSKGKRRSLVSRQSRRRASLWCKLRPARKWLLLCYRVLEKVKAL, from the coding sequence ATGAACGTTTCGGACGACGAAATTCTCGCGGAAGCTATCCGGCTTGTAGCGGAAGGAATCCCGGTCACCTTCCCCGTGAACGGCAGGAGCATGCTCCCGTTTATCGTGGGTGGCCGTGAAAGCGTCGTCCTGGAAAAGGCGATTGCCCCGCAGGTCGGCGATATCGTGCTTGCGTTTGTCGAAGGCAACCGCTACGTCATACACCGCATATTGAAAATCGACGGCGAAAGCGTGATTCTCATGGGCGACGGAAACCTCTACGGGGTTGAACATTGCAAGGTTACGGATATCAAGGCGCAGGCCACTTATGCCGTGAACAGCAAGGGTAAACGCCGCTCGCTCGTTTCAAGGCAATCGAGGCGACGCGCATCGCTCTGGTGCAAGCTCAGGCCCGCGCGGAAATGGCTACTATTGTGCTATAGAGTTTTAGAAAAGGTAAAAGCATTATGA
- a CDS encoding LptE family protein encodes MFLFNGKVFTRLLACVSLCLLTLAFSGCYSFTASTLPSHIKTVQIHDVEDKALDPVLANDLHTAVVDMFKKNAGGIRLVNEDANADFEITLLSYANKPENYNSNSDVETYRVTIRVSVKFYDNVKERIIYENKSLSADGVYDIQKNESEERHGQARAIEKLQDLIIANALAKW; translated from the coding sequence ATGTTCTTGTTCAACGGAAAGGTCTTTACCCGGTTGCTTGCATGTGTTAGCCTGTGCCTGCTTACGCTTGCATTTTCGGGCTGCTATAGCTTTACGGCAAGTACGCTCCCGAGCCACATCAAGACGGTGCAGATTCACGATGTCGAAGACAAGGCCCTCGACCCGGTGCTTGCAAACGACCTCCACACGGCAGTCGTCGACATGTTCAAGAAGAACGCCGGCGGTATACGTCTCGTGAACGAGGACGCAAATGCCGATTTCGAGATTACGCTCCTGAGTTACGCGAACAAGCCCGAGAACTACAACAGCAACAGCGATGTGGAAACCTACCGCGTTACTATCCGCGTGAGCGTGAAGTTCTACGACAACGTGAAGGAACGCATTATCTACGAGAACAAGTCGCTCTCTGCCGACGGCGTGTACGATATCCAGAAGAACGAATCCGAAGAAAGGCACGGCCAGGCCCGCGCCATCGAGAAGCTGCAGGACCTGATTATCGCGAACGCCCTCGCGAAGTGGTAG
- a CDS encoding 8-oxo-dGTP diphosphatase, whose translation MINTTLCYIEQDGKYLLLHRIKKKNDINKDKWIGIGGKFEEKESPEDCIRREVMEETGLTLVHPRYRGIVTFISDGMQETEFMHLFTATEFAGTIKECDEGTLEWVPKEDVIRLPHWDGDLIFLALLERGEPFFSLKLTYAGSTLTEALLNEKPVFVKDFI comes from the coding sequence ATGATAAACACGACCCTCTGCTATATTGAGCAAGACGGCAAGTACCTGCTGCTCCACCGCATCAAGAAGAAGAACGATATCAACAAGGACAAGTGGATTGGAATCGGCGGCAAGTTCGAGGAAAAGGAATCGCCCGAGGACTGCATCCGACGCGAGGTCATGGAAGAGACAGGCCTCACGCTTGTGCACCCGCGCTACCGCGGTATAGTGACATTCATCAGCGACGGCATGCAGGAAACGGAATTCATGCACCTGTTCACCGCAACCGAATTTGCGGGTACAATCAAGGAATGCGACGAGGGGACTCTCGAGTGGGTGCCCAAGGAAGACGTGATTCGCCTCCCCCACTGGGACGGCGACCTCATATTCCTCGCCCTGCTGGAACGGGGCGAGCCGTTCTTCTCGTTAAAATTGACGTATGCGGGATCGACACTTACCGAGGCCCTGTTGAACGAGAAACCCGTATTCGTCAAGGATTTTATTTAA
- a CDS encoding thrombospondin type 3 repeat-containing protein: MKKILLSLLFIAQILYAQIGIGQDMEGVRVPTANTLSQGYFFISGSYEAISDGHALAMNGYTIDDGSDITPLDKNTPSSGGSLTLGFGATDNLELSLMLPLYYEGTIDGTELDGFGAGDLYAGIKYSYPIPGVPVNLAFVSALTLPTGAKSIGFRPRHQWFIYDNRNSYAYTTGKWGLFIEGIVSVNIFDYVYWNSYAGYFHVLNAKNYTVVWGSGFEIFPKKMVSGVLEMTAETSLFRDNPVKELMNDVFRVTPAVKIHLPDMLNLMLGMDVGFDFVRKANLDNSIEVNRRYEDKTLKYNIRGTPEFAMVLAVTKTLDFSRKDADNDGVIDRHDLCPNTELGVAVNSRGCPVDNDQDGVLNIFDNCPETPRGVTVDYFGCPVDNDGDGVPDYLDQCQATPKGTAVDSTGCMRDSDGDGVDDNHDKCPNSLSRDKVDEDGCPLDDDHDGVLNDRDECPHTPRGYSVDLRGCPLDFDHDGVPNDIDMCPNSVEGETVDEDGCPADNDRDGVADSRDKCLDTPRGFPVDENGCPRDHDEDGVPDALDKCPNSPAHAPVDSVGCPIDSDNDEVYDYMDKCPGTFPNVIVGRDGCPLNSKNNLNSIAALVKFKNNSETLLNSSYTALNDVIYLMRKFVFDLEIQCSTPAGEEVSNLQAQAIADYLIEKGIDKKRIHAQGFGTKLPQGEEFKNWNRSGVRLIPIMYAEEEKK, encoded by the coding sequence ATGAAGAAAATCCTGCTCTCACTGCTGTTTATAGCCCAAATCCTGTACGCCCAAATTGGCATCGGGCAGGATATGGAGGGCGTCCGCGTGCCTACCGCGAACACCTTGAGCCAGGGTTATTTCTTTATTTCAGGCAGTTACGAGGCTATAAGCGACGGGCATGCGCTCGCCATGAACGGCTACACAATCGACGACGGCTCCGACATTACCCCGCTCGACAAGAACACGCCCTCCTCGGGCGGCTCGCTTACGCTCGGGTTCGGTGCGACTGACAACCTGGAACTCTCGCTCATGCTCCCCCTCTACTACGAGGGCACCATCGACGGTACGGAACTTGACGGTTTCGGCGCAGGCGACCTGTATGCGGGAATCAAGTATTCTTACCCCATTCCGGGCGTTCCGGTCAATCTCGCGTTCGTAAGCGCCCTCACGCTCCCCACGGGCGCTAAATCCATCGGGTTTCGGCCCAGGCACCAGTGGTTCATATACGACAACCGCAATTCGTACGCCTACACGACAGGCAAGTGGGGCTTGTTCATAGAAGGAATCGTTTCGGTAAACATCTTCGACTACGTCTACTGGAACAGCTATGCGGGCTACTTCCACGTGCTGAATGCAAAGAACTACACCGTGGTCTGGGGTTCCGGGTTCGAGATATTCCCGAAGAAGATGGTTTCGGGCGTGCTCGAGATGACTGCAGAAACATCGCTGTTCCGCGACAATCCCGTCAAGGAACTCATGAACGACGTGTTCCGCGTGACGCCCGCGGTGAAGATTCATTTGCCCGATATGCTCAACCTGATGCTCGGCATGGACGTTGGTTTCGATTTCGTGCGCAAGGCGAACCTCGACAACAGCATAGAGGTAAACCGGCGGTACGAAGACAAGACGCTCAAGTACAACATTCGCGGTACGCCCGAGTTCGCGATGGTCCTCGCCGTCACCAAGACGCTTGACTTTAGCCGCAAGGATGCCGACAATGACGGTGTGATTGACCGCCATGACCTGTGCCCGAACACCGAACTGGGGGTCGCGGTCAACAGCAGGGGTTGCCCCGTGGATAACGACCAGGATGGCGTGCTCAACATATTCGACAACTGCCCCGAGACCCCGCGCGGCGTAACCGTAGACTATTTCGGATGCCCCGTAGATAATGATGGTGACGGCGTACCGGACTATCTGGACCAGTGCCAGGCGACGCCCAAGGGTACGGCTGTCGATAGCACAGGATGTATGCGCGATAGCGATGGCGACGGCGTGGACGACAACCATGACAAGTGCCCGAACTCGCTTTCGAGGGACAAGGTGGACGAGGACGGCTGCCCGCTTGACGATGACCACGATGGCGTATTGAACGACCGCGACGAGTGCCCGCATACCCCGCGCGGATACTCAGTCGACCTTCGTGGATGCCCGCTCGATTTTGACCATGACGGCGTTCCCAACGATATCGACATGTGCCCGAACAGCGTCGAGGGCGAAACTGTGGACGAGGACGGCTGCCCCGCCGACAACGACCGCGACGGCGTCGCTGACAGCAGGGACAAGTGCCTCGACACCCCTAGAGGATTCCCGGTAGACGAGAACGGATGCCCGCGCGACCACGACGAGGACGGCGTGCCCGACGCGCTCGACAAGTGCCCGAACTCGCCCGCACACGCTCCCGTGGATTCTGTCGGATGCCCGATTGACTCGGACAACGATGAGGTGTACGACTACATGGACAAATGCCCGGGAACGTTCCCGAACGTGATTGTCGGGCGTGACGGATGCCCGCTGAACTCAAAGAACAACCTGAACTCCATCGCCGCGCTCGTGAAGTTCAAGAACAATTCCGAAACACTGCTGAACTCGAGCTACACCGCACTGAACGATGTTATCTACCTGATGCGCAAGTTCGTGTTCGACCTCGAAATACAGTGCAGCACCCCCGCGGGAGAAGAGGTCTCGAACCTGCAGGCGCAGGCGATTGCCGATTACCTCATCGAGAAGGGAATCGACAAGAAGCGCATCCATGCGCAAGGGTTCGGCACGAAACTCCCGCAAGGCGAAGAATTCAAGAACTGGAACAGGAGCGGCGTGCGGCTCATCCCCATAATGTACGCCGAAGAAGAAAAGAAATGA
- a CDS encoding LysM peptidoglycan-binding domain-containing protein has translation MSDTLSFAEWSLRFKVSDSLAMRPSWENYQYALQAMDNQEWNQARRYLNRSLRNLVTEHFDSTYANVSPKEDSLYRLKMSVLLVRALDEVYPNEVTRADEGPLDGIFQDESVLADSASLTSLEYQLDSLDVNEFTLPIKFNERVLQEVFYLTSKAKSFTEGSLSRKTAYDSLVYAKLAEHNMPRDLIFLSLVESGFKVKAYSRAKASGLWQFIPETGKRYGLSVDYWVDMRRNPELATEAALNYLSYLYNEFGDWLLAMAAYNCGEGRIRREIREWKADSTHDTTQAVTYWDLELPKETMHYVPRILAAMVIGHYPEQYDINVKQTFRPQFDTVTVFDSFSLEEVAKLLKVPEDTLRTLNMELVMWCTPPNVDSYLLRLPFGTRATFVEGYDRMQKNSFSSWHNHRVKKGENLGAIAKQYGITVTELKLANNLKNDRVRQGKTLLIPIKVSPKKSSGKKPMKVRTYVVELSDNLASIARQFGVSQESLRIWNQMEPSAVVKPGDTIFVSKPELKPADEVKKITLKKGEHYVVGAGDTYANIAEALSIPTRLLMEANSGFIRRLTIGDSLVIPAYTPPKKPAKPEPKADSKKANEKAEKAKKTSEKVAPTKGNTYVVESGDNLYYISKKFSCTVDDLMAWNGLTNSNIHPGDTLVVRGAKGAAKPASKENSGAQAEKFITYTVKQGDSLFDIAKSYKTTKEDIMKWNGLKDTKIKPGDKLKIKKP, from the coding sequence GTGAGCGATACGTTGTCTTTTGCCGAATGGTCGCTCCGGTTCAAGGTTTCCGATTCGCTTGCCATGCGCCCCTCGTGGGAAAACTACCAGTACGCATTGCAGGCGATGGACAACCAGGAATGGAACCAGGCTCGCCGTTACCTGAACCGCTCTCTCCGCAATCTTGTTACTGAACATTTCGATTCTACCTACGCGAACGTGAGCCCTAAGGAGGATTCCCTCTACAGGCTCAAGATGTCCGTGCTATTGGTGCGTGCGCTCGACGAAGTTTACCCCAACGAGGTGACGCGTGCCGACGAAGGCCCGCTCGATGGCATATTCCAGGACGAAAGTGTCCTTGCCGACAGTGCCTCCCTCACGAGCCTCGAGTACCAGCTCGATTCCCTCGACGTGAACGAGTTTACGCTCCCCATCAAGTTCAACGAGCGCGTGCTGCAGGAGGTATTCTACCTCACCTCGAAGGCAAAGAGCTTTACCGAAGGGTCGCTTAGCCGCAAGACCGCCTACGATTCGCTTGTCTACGCGAAGCTCGCCGAGCACAACATGCCCCGCGACCTCATATTCCTTTCCCTCGTGGAATCCGGCTTCAAGGTGAAGGCCTACAGCCGCGCGAAGGCTTCGGGTCTGTGGCAGTTTATCCCCGAGACGGGCAAGCGCTACGGCCTGAGCGTCGACTACTGGGTGGACATGCGCCGCAACCCGGAACTTGCTACCGAGGCCGCGCTCAACTATCTCTCTTACCTGTACAATGAATTTGGGGACTGGCTTTTGGCCATGGCTGCCTACAACTGCGGTGAAGGCCGTATCCGTCGCGAAATCCGCGAATGGAAGGCAGACTCCACGCACGATACCACGCAGGCCGTGACCTACTGGGATTTGGAACTCCCGAAGGAGACGATGCACTACGTTCCGCGTATCCTCGCGGCGATGGTCATCGGTCATTACCCGGAACAGTACGATATCAACGTGAAGCAGACGTTCCGCCCGCAGTTCGATACCGTGACGGTGTTCGACTCCTTCTCGCTCGAAGAAGTGGCGAAACTCCTGAAGGTCCCCGAAGATACGCTCCGCACGCTCAACATGGAACTCGTGATGTGGTGTACACCGCCCAACGTGGATTCTTACCTGCTGCGCCTGCCGTTCGGCACCCGCGCTACGTTTGTCGAGGGCTATGACCGCATGCAGAAGAACTCGTTCTCCAGCTGGCACAACCACAGGGTCAAGAAGGGCGAGAACCTGGGGGCGATTGCCAAGCAGTACGGCATTACCGTCACGGAACTCAAGCTCGCGAACAACCTCAAGAACGACCGCGTGCGCCAGGGCAAGACTCTCCTGATTCCTATCAAGGTGAGCCCGAAGAAGTCATCGGGCAAAAAGCCCATGAAGGTACGCACCTACGTGGTGGAACTGAGCGACAACCTCGCGTCTATCGCCCGCCAGTTCGGCGTCTCGCAGGAATCCCTGCGTATATGGAACCAGATGGAACCGAGCGCGGTTGTAAAGCCAGGCGATACGATTTTCGTGTCTAAGCCCGAGCTCAAGCCCGCAGACGAAGTGAAGAAGATTACCCTCAAGAAGGGGGAACACTACGTGGTGGGGGCGGGTGATACCTACGCGAACATTGCCGAGGCGCTCTCCATACCGACGCGCCTTTTGATGGAAGCGAACAGCGGGTTTATCCGCAGGCTTACCATCGGAGATTCACTCGTAATTCCGGCCTACACGCCGCCCAAGAAGCCCGCAAAGCCCGAACCGAAGGCCGATAGCAAGAAGGCTAACGAGAAGGCGGAAAAGGCGAAGAAGACATCCGAGAAGGTCGCTCCCACGAAGGGCAATACCTACGTGGTGGAATCGGGCGACAACCTCTACTACATCTCGAAGAAGTTCTCCTGCACGGTCGATGACCTGATGGCTTGGAACGGGCTAACCAACTCGAATATCCATCCGGGCGATACGCTCGTGGTTCGTGGCGCGAAGGGGGCTGCAAAACCTGCCTCGAAGGAGAATTCCGGCGCACAGGCCGAAAAATTCATCACCTACACGGTGAAGCAGGGCGATTCCTTGTTCGACATAGCCAAGAGCTACAAGACGACCAAGGAAGACATAATGAAGTGGAACGGGCTCAAGGACACAAAGATCAAGCCCGGCGATAAACTCAAGATTAAAAAGCCTTAA
- a CDS encoding ankyrin repeat domain-containing protein produces MKKTLLGLCGLGLAFSLVACGDDVNFKDPASVQAFLAKADPQGVRKALENNHIAFNANNFINYAFNSDTLMMTVFLKASFEIDAIADNGNNAVAIAANKGNMMVLNYLFNNGAKANVKNSNGEAVLDNAVMMGNADVVKLLIDQLKKEGADPASLGTAVLIAAKTGKVDMLQVLADAGAPLENRGPDGYLPIHWTVKNGNYDAMMFLIDKKVDVNAKCDQGYSVLDWATNEGYTRLIKALKKAGAKNTAQYFKDSKK; encoded by the coding sequence ATGAAGAAAACCCTTCTTGGACTCTGCGGTCTCGGTCTTGCATTTTCCCTTGTCGCCTGCGGTGACGACGTAAACTTTAAGGATCCGGCCTCCGTGCAGGCCTTCCTCGCCAAAGCCGACCCCCAGGGCGTCCGCAAGGCTCTCGAAAACAACCACATCGCTTTCAATGCAAACAACTTCATCAATTACGCATTCAACAGCGATACGCTCATGATGACCGTGTTCCTGAAGGCCTCCTTCGAAATCGACGCCATTGCCGACAACGGTAACAACGCCGTGGCCATTGCCGCAAACAAGGGCAACATGATGGTGCTGAACTACCTCTTCAACAACGGCGCAAAGGCGAACGTCAAGAACAGCAACGGTGAAGCCGTGCTCGACAACGCCGTGATGATGGGCAACGCCGATGTGGTGAAGCTTCTCATTGACCAGCTCAAGAAGGAAGGCGCAGACCCGGCAAGCCTCGGCACTGCAGTGCTTATCGCCGCCAAGACCGGCAAGGTAGACATGCTCCAGGTGCTCGCCGATGCAGGCGCTCCGCTCGAGAACCGTGGCCCGGATGGCTACCTCCCGATTCACTGGACCGTGAAGAACGGCAACTACGACGCCATGATGTTCCTCATCGACAAGAAAGTGGACGTGAACGCCAAGTGCGACCAGGGCTACTCCGTGCTCGACTGGGCCACGAACGAAGGCTACACCCGCCTGATCAAGGCCCTGAAGAAGGCCGGCGCAAAGAACACCGCTCAGTACTTCAAGGATTCCAAGAAGTAA
- a CDS encoding DUF3450 family protein, translated as MNFRFSKLLVCIGLVAVMAGAQETVESVRRQIKAVEAETAREKNMHDAEKKRHAEFVEVGRKKVQALSSQNKTLKAEIDSLKAELGHIAEVRQKTMGTIRWYESRKAKYNESFAKVIDSLVPVFESDFPYRNEETVKSVREIAEQLHKGVIEADDALNRTLEVFYDRIRLGYTTEVYKGFLQVDARSVPGTYLRYGAVASVFVSNDGNDVLWLSRTPDGGYAWKNVSDDLAMRTVLKDVMKVAEGKTAPRLVTIPVAFPKEGE; from the coding sequence ATGAATTTTAGATTCTCGAAACTACTCGTATGTATCGGGCTTGTCGCCGTAATGGCTGGCGCCCAAGAAACGGTGGAAAGCGTACGCCGCCAGATAAAGGCGGTCGAGGCAGAAACCGCCCGCGAAAAGAACATGCACGACGCCGAAAAGAAGCGCCATGCGGAATTTGTCGAAGTCGGGCGCAAGAAGGTGCAGGCGCTCTCGAGCCAGAACAAGACGCTCAAGGCCGAAATCGATTCCCTGAAGGCGGAACTCGGGCACATTGCCGAGGTACGCCAGAAGACGATGGGTACCATCCGCTGGTACGAAAGCCGCAAGGCGAAGTACAACGAATCCTTCGCGAAGGTTATCGATTCCCTGGTACCCGTTTTCGAGTCGGACTTCCCCTACAGGAACGAGGAAACGGTAAAGAGTGTCAGGGAAATTGCCGAACAGCTCCACAAGGGTGTTATCGAGGCGGACGACGCATTGAACCGCACGCTTGAGGTGTTTTACGACCGCATCCGCCTGGGCTACACGACCGAGGTCTACAAGGGCTTTTTGCAGGTGGATGCCCGCAGCGTACCGGGAACGTACCTGCGTTACGGTGCCGTTGCCTCCGTATTCGTGAGCAACGACGGCAACGACGTGCTTTGGCTTTCGAGGACTCCCGATGGCGGTTACGCCTGGAAGAACGTGTCCGACGACCTCGCGATGCGTACCGTACTGAAGGACGTGATGAAGGTCGCCGAAGGGAAGACCGCTCCGAGGCTCGTGACCATACCAGTCGCCTTCCCGAAGGAGGGTGAATGA